One region of Ahniella affigens genomic DNA includes:
- a CDS encoding diguanylate cyclase — translation MPSWYCHSEATLTGLRVRRLATRAAQSCLRTCFAVLALCACALSAMAADNGLVVRCGATDPVPLRPYLSVFRDPTGQLDLAAIRARDSQFESLPAGSGLNLSYTADTVWLRLRIRSACVETESRFVEFDYASLDHAVLFLDADVVQQAGDRVPFSERPFQHRNPLFSVTLAPGADRVLYWRVRSEGSLTINPTLWPPLAFTRHSQHAYAAHAFYFGMLLALAAYNLLLFTVLRERVYLLYVGFVLAVGIGIASIYGLAAEFLWPEWVDWSNRALIISFAFSGVVGPLFTRDFLGTAHAAPGWHRWLGVAAAAHVGMMLVGVFAPMRLGMQLMSLSTIVNCALMWGGGVVCLRRRVPGARLFVLSWAILLLGGILMGLRNFGLLPTNAATLYAMEIGSALEMLLLSFALAARFERIKQERAAAQADALHAQRALVSSLQQQERELEQRVTERTEALAAANARLQSLAALDPLTGLGNRTALYGWLNDLLADRDRRFSLLLVDLDGFKAVNDQLGHAAGDQLLIELSERWHAGLRQGERLARLGGDEFVLISELAAGQDSAEAVAATLRAALKAPMRAAPGASIDASIGVALRQADEDQPDALLRRADRAMYQAKAAGRGRVVLA, via the coding sequence ATGCCAAGCTGGTATTGCCATTCTGAAGCAACCCTGACCGGCCTCCGCGTCCGCCGCTTGGCGACGCGGGCGGCGCAAAGCTGTCTCCGAACCTGCTTCGCCGTGCTGGCACTTTGCGCGTGCGCGCTGTCGGCGATGGCCGCCGACAACGGTCTCGTTGTCCGTTGTGGCGCGACCGACCCGGTGCCGCTCCGGCCGTATCTGTCCGTGTTCCGCGATCCGACTGGGCAACTCGATCTGGCCGCGATCCGGGCGCGCGATTCGCAATTCGAGTCGTTACCCGCAGGGAGCGGGCTGAACTTGAGTTACACCGCCGATACGGTTTGGCTGCGCCTGCGAATACGTTCGGCATGTGTCGAGACTGAGTCGAGGTTCGTTGAGTTCGACTATGCCTCGCTCGATCACGCGGTCCTGTTTCTCGATGCGGATGTCGTCCAGCAGGCGGGCGACCGAGTGCCGTTTTCAGAACGTCCGTTCCAGCACCGCAATCCGCTGTTCAGCGTCACCCTGGCGCCTGGCGCCGACCGCGTCCTGTATTGGCGGGTACGGTCCGAAGGGAGTCTGACCATCAATCCAACGCTATGGCCGCCGCTGGCATTTACCCGGCATAGCCAGCACGCTTATGCCGCTCATGCCTTCTACTTCGGCATGCTGCTCGCCCTGGCGGCATACAACCTGCTGCTGTTTACCGTGCTACGCGAACGGGTTTACCTGCTTTATGTCGGGTTTGTGCTCGCCGTGGGAATAGGGATCGCGTCGATCTACGGGCTGGCGGCCGAGTTCCTGTGGCCAGAATGGGTCGACTGGAGCAATCGCGCGTTGATCATCAGCTTCGCGTTTTCCGGGGTGGTCGGGCCATTGTTCACGCGGGATTTCTTGGGCACGGCCCACGCCGCTCCGGGTTGGCATCGCTGGCTCGGTGTGGCGGCGGCGGCGCATGTGGGCATGATGTTGGTGGGTGTATTCGCGCCGATGCGCCTCGGCATGCAGTTGATGTCGCTCTCGACGATCGTCAATTGCGCACTGATGTGGGGTGGTGGGGTGGTCTGCCTGCGCCGTCGCGTGCCCGGGGCACGCCTGTTCGTCCTGTCCTGGGCCATACTGTTGCTCGGCGGCATCTTGATGGGTCTGCGCAATTTTGGGCTTTTGCCGACGAACGCCGCCACGCTCTATGCAATGGAGATCGGCTCGGCGCTAGAAATGCTGCTGCTGTCGTTTGCGCTGGCAGCGCGTTTTGAGCGCATCAAACAGGAGCGGGCAGCGGCTCAGGCCGACGCGCTGCACGCTCAGCGCGCGCTCGTCAGCTCGTTGCAACAGCAGGAGCGCGAACTGGAGCAACGCGTCACCGAGCGAACCGAGGCGTTGGCTGCCGCGAATGCGCGCCTGCAATCGCTCGCGGCGTTGGATCCCCTGACCGGACTCGGCAATCGCACGGCGCTCTATGGGTGGCTCAATGATCTGCTTGCCGATCGAGATCGGCGCTTTTCGCTCTTGTTGGTTGACCTGGACGGGTTCAAAGCGGTCAACGACCAACTCGGCCACGCCGCCGGGGACCAGCTGTTGATTGAGCTTTCCGAACGCTGGCACGCGGGACTTCGCCAAGGTGAGCGCTTGGCACGACTTGGGGGTGACGAGTTCGTCCTGATCAGCGAGTTGGCCGCCGGACAAGACAGTGCCGAGGCGGTGGCAGCGACCCTTCGCGCTGCGCTCAAGGCACCCATGCGTGCGGCGCCTGGTGCGAGCATTGATGCGAGCATCGGAGTCGCCCTTCGGCAAGCTGACGAGGATCAGCCCGATGCCCTGTTGCGACGGGCCGATCGTGCGATGTATCAGGCCAAGGCTGCGGGTCGTGGTCGCGTGGTGCTGGCCTGA
- a CDS encoding phosphomannomutase/phosphoglucomutase — translation MLSFGKKTALQAAMEGKGSELDAARLGTTAGLGLCVVFGLVFLAEGFQTFRESSSVEHLRAQRGELVTAVGQAVKNWQADLKLALDNNNLRSNLTVLDGTAQLQGRIELNKVLPDLDDAQFFSPDLTELDGVDLAQFGYAKASILTEARELDGQARVQAHSCTKTANRYCLAMAQRVMNGDQVLALAYIKRSLPKIESLRPDVDAGVGSLDFQMGTRVGAMVPLEHLGGGNSSDPMVDRPVPVEGSVFSVMATSPSLFKPSLFLTFLEGRSSTSSFLIGLVMLAVAGALVFKRLRMPKLLAAVVPAATTQAAPTEADLAKKLAAIKDHGEAASGMEVNEHAEPEVAAPAAKAERPMAGGGSGAIDRSIFRAYDIRGVVGSTLTTGTAMLIGQAVGSVVREKGLREVVVGRDGRLSGPELSEAIIKGLRNAGCDVVDVGAVPTPVLYFATHQLRTGSGIMVTGSHNPPEYNGFKIVVAGETLAEDAIQDLFARIVEGRLAHGSGGLQSIDIQSDYIERIVGDIQVTRPLKVVVDAGNGIAGGVGPQVLAGIGCDVVPLYCEVDGRFPNHHPDPSDPHNLEDLKVAIKQFDADLGLAFDGDGDRLGVVTKGGDVIFPDRLLMLFAQDVLTRNPGASIIYDVKCTGQLSEVIIRAGGAPVMWKTGHSLIKAKMKEEDAALAGEMSGHFFFKERWYGFDDGIYSAARLLDILAERPETPDQVFAELPNSVSTPELKIQMTEGAHYEFMERFRERAKFPGARVTTIDGVRADYKDGFGLVRCSNTTPCLVLRFESVNKIGLNRIQDTFRSQLLALDAKLVLPF, via the coding sequence ATGCTGAGTTTCGGCAAAAAAACCGCCCTGCAAGCGGCCATGGAAGGCAAGGGCTCGGAGCTCGACGCGGCCCGGCTTGGCACGACCGCAGGTCTCGGCCTGTGCGTGGTCTTTGGTCTGGTGTTTCTGGCCGAGGGGTTCCAGACCTTTCGCGAATCGAGTTCGGTGGAGCATCTCCGGGCCCAGCGCGGCGAACTCGTTACCGCAGTGGGTCAAGCGGTCAAGAATTGGCAAGCCGATCTCAAGCTGGCGCTCGACAACAACAACCTGCGCTCGAACCTGACGGTGCTTGACGGGACCGCACAACTGCAGGGCCGGATCGAGCTGAACAAGGTACTGCCTGACCTCGATGACGCGCAGTTCTTCAGCCCCGACCTCACTGAGCTCGATGGCGTCGATCTGGCGCAATTCGGATATGCCAAAGCGTCGATTCTGACCGAGGCACGAGAGCTCGACGGGCAGGCCCGGGTGCAGGCGCACTCCTGTACCAAAACTGCTAATCGTTACTGTCTGGCCATGGCGCAAAGGGTCATGAACGGTGACCAAGTGCTGGCGCTGGCTTACATCAAGCGAAGCCTGCCGAAGATTGAAAGCCTGCGTCCCGATGTCGATGCTGGTGTCGGCAGTCTGGATTTTCAGATGGGCACGCGTGTTGGTGCAATGGTCCCGCTGGAGCACCTCGGCGGCGGGAATTCCAGTGACCCGATGGTTGATCGCCCCGTACCCGTCGAGGGCAGCGTGTTTTCGGTGATGGCCACCTCGCCAAGCCTGTTCAAGCCAAGCCTGTTTCTGACGTTTCTTGAAGGGCGGTCCAGTACGAGCAGCTTCCTGATCGGTCTGGTCATGCTGGCGGTGGCGGGCGCACTGGTATTCAAACGCCTGCGGATGCCAAAGCTTTTGGCCGCCGTGGTGCCCGCAGCAACCACGCAAGCCGCGCCTACCGAGGCCGACCTGGCCAAGAAGTTGGCGGCGATCAAAGACCATGGCGAAGCTGCGTCTGGCATGGAAGTGAATGAGCATGCCGAACCCGAAGTCGCCGCTCCCGCCGCCAAGGCGGAGCGACCAATGGCCGGCGGCGGCAGTGGCGCGATCGATCGGAGCATTTTCCGGGCCTACGACATCCGCGGGGTAGTCGGGAGCACGCTGACCACCGGTACGGCCATGTTGATTGGCCAAGCGGTTGGCTCGGTGGTGCGCGAGAAGGGTTTGCGCGAAGTCGTGGTGGGTCGTGACGGCCGCCTGTCTGGACCTGAGTTGTCGGAAGCCATCATCAAAGGCCTGCGGAACGCGGGTTGCGATGTCGTCGATGTCGGCGCCGTGCCGACGCCTGTGCTGTATTTTGCAACCCACCAGCTGCGCACCGGGTCGGGCATCATGGTGACCGGCAGCCATAATCCGCCGGAATACAACGGCTTCAAGATTGTGGTGGCGGGCGAGACGTTGGCCGAGGACGCGATCCAGGATTTGTTCGCCCGTATTGTCGAAGGGCGGCTGGCGCATGGTTCTGGTGGCCTGCAATCGATTGATATCCAGTCTGACTACATCGAGCGGATCGTCGGGGACATTCAAGTCACGCGCCCACTGAAGGTGGTGGTCGATGCTGGGAATGGCATTGCCGGCGGCGTTGGGCCACAAGTGCTCGCGGGCATTGGTTGCGACGTCGTGCCGCTCTATTGTGAGGTGGACGGCCGGTTCCCGAATCATCATCCCGACCCGAGTGATCCGCACAACCTCGAAGATCTGAAGGTGGCCATCAAGCAATTCGACGCCGATCTCGGTCTCGCTTTCGATGGCGACGGCGATCGGCTGGGCGTGGTCACGAAGGGTGGCGACGTGATCTTCCCGGATCGTCTGCTGATGCTGTTTGCCCAGGACGTACTGACCCGCAACCCCGGCGCGTCGATCATTTACGACGTCAAGTGCACCGGGCAGCTATCGGAAGTGATCATCCGCGCCGGTGGCGCGCCCGTCATGTGGAAGACGGGTCACTCGCTGATCAAGGCCAAGATGAAAGAAGAGGACGCGGCGCTGGCTGGCGAAATGAGCGGCCACTTCTTCTTCAAGGAACGCTGGTACGGGTTCGATGACGGCATTTATTCGGCCGCGCGTTTGCTCGACATTCTGGCTGAGCGTCCAGAGACGCCAGACCAGGTATTTGCCGAGCTGCCGAACAGCGTCAGTACGCCTGAACTGAAGATTCAAATGACGGAAGGCGCCCACTACGAATTCATGGAACGCTTCCGCGAACGAGCCAAGTTCCCGGGTGCACGGGTTACCACGATCGATGGCGTTCGCGCCGATTACAAGGACGGCTTCGGCTTGGTTCGTTGCTCCAACACCACGCCTTGTCTGGTGCTGCGCTTTGAGTCGGTCAACAAGATCGGCCTGAACCGCATCCAGGACACGTTCCGCTCCCAGTTGCTGGCTTTGGATGCCAAGCTGGTATTGCCATTCTGA
- the dut gene encoding dUTP diphosphatase translates to MTPVDLKILDPRLGREFPLPTYATEGSAGLDLRAMVATAMALGPGQCELIPTGMAIHIADPNLAAVILPRSGLGHKHGIVLGNLVGLIDSDYQGQVFVSCWNRSQQPFTIEPGERLAQLVFLPVVRAQFRLVEQFVDSARGAGGFGHSGRN, encoded by the coding sequence ATGACGCCGGTCGACCTGAAGATTCTGGACCCGCGGCTGGGCCGCGAATTTCCGCTGCCAACGTATGCGACAGAAGGCTCGGCTGGGCTCGATCTGCGGGCAATGGTGGCCACCGCGATGGCGCTCGGCCCGGGCCAATGCGAGCTGATCCCGACAGGCATGGCCATCCACATCGCCGACCCGAACCTGGCTGCGGTCATCCTGCCGCGCTCGGGGCTCGGTCATAAGCATGGCATTGTGCTTGGTAATCTGGTCGGGTTGATTGACTCTGATTACCAGGGTCAAGTTTTTGTGTCGTGCTGGAATCGCAGTCAACAGCCGTTTACGATCGAACCCGGCGAACGCTTGGCACAGCTGGTATTTTTACCCGTGGTCAGGGCCCAATTCCGGCTGGTCGAGCAATTTGTCGACAGCGCGCGCGGCGCTGGCGGCTTCGGACACTCTGGACGTAACTGA
- the coaBC gene encoding bifunctional phosphopantothenoylcysteine decarboxylase/phosphopantothenate--cysteine ligase CoaBC, producing MQGEKILLGVTGGIAAYKACELVRRLREQGAEVQVVMTENATRFVTAATFQALSGHPVRTSLWDEAAEAAMGHIELARWADRILIAPATAETLARLAHGHANDLLSTLCLASDRPKWLAPAMNRVMWANPATVANVALLKSRGYQLLGPDSGEQACGETGEGRMLEPTHIVDQLGKWHLRSSAMQGLKVLVNAGPTLEDIDPVRYIGNRSSGKMGFSVAEAAALAGAEVCLIAGPVHLPTPLGVRRIDIRSATELLQCMLSEAPHADIVIASAAVADFRVREIAKQKIKRGPDGIHLDLVPNPDVLAEVAKVQPRPFLVGFAAETENVLTYARLKLDKKNIDLIAANDVARPGCGFDANENALTLISRDQQWHFAQAGKSELAGQLITQVAALYRGRS from the coding sequence GTGCAGGGCGAGAAAATATTGCTCGGCGTTACCGGCGGCATTGCTGCCTACAAGGCCTGTGAACTGGTCCGGCGTCTGCGTGAGCAGGGTGCCGAGGTACAGGTGGTGATGACTGAGAATGCCACCCGATTTGTGACGGCCGCGACGTTTCAGGCGCTATCCGGGCATCCGGTCCGCACGAGCCTGTGGGATGAGGCCGCTGAGGCGGCGATGGGTCATATCGAGCTGGCGCGCTGGGCGGATCGAATCCTGATCGCGCCCGCTACAGCGGAAACCTTGGCGCGACTCGCGCACGGTCACGCCAACGACTTGCTGAGCACGCTCTGTCTGGCCAGCGACCGGCCGAAATGGCTGGCCCCGGCCATGAACCGTGTGATGTGGGCGAATCCGGCCACCGTTGCGAACGTCGCGCTGCTGAAGTCGCGGGGTTACCAACTGCTCGGTCCGGACTCGGGCGAGCAGGCGTGCGGGGAGACCGGCGAGGGCCGGATGCTGGAGCCCACCCACATTGTGGATCAGCTCGGCAAATGGCACCTGCGTTCGTCGGCAATGCAGGGTCTGAAGGTGCTGGTCAATGCCGGTCCGACGCTGGAAGACATCGACCCGGTCCGCTACATCGGCAACCGAAGCTCCGGGAAAATGGGTTTTTCGGTCGCCGAAGCCGCCGCACTCGCTGGTGCCGAAGTGTGTTTGATCGCCGGACCGGTGCATCTGCCAACGCCGCTCGGGGTGCGGCGGATCGATATTCGGTCTGCCACCGAACTCCTGCAATGCATGCTGAGCGAGGCGCCACACGCCGATATCGTCATTGCGTCGGCGGCCGTGGCGGATTTCCGGGTGCGGGAAATAGCGAAACAGAAGATCAAGCGCGGGCCAGACGGCATTCATCTGGACTTGGTGCCGAATCCGGACGTCTTGGCCGAGGTCGCCAAGGTACAGCCACGGCCGTTCCTGGTTGGTTTTGCCGCCGAAACCGAAAACGTCCTGACCTATGCGCGCCTGAAGCTCGACAAGAAAAACATCGATCTGATTGCCGCCAATGACGTGGCTCGACCGGGCTGCGGTTTTGACGCAAACGAGAATGCGCTGACCTTGATCAGTCGCGACCAACAGTGGCATTTCGCCCAGGCGGGCAAGAGCGAATTGGCCGGCCAGCTGATCACGCAAGTTGCGGCGCTTTACCGAGGCCGGTCATGA